A stretch of the Sulfolobus acidocaldarius SUSAZ genome encodes the following:
- a CDS encoding MarR family transcriptional regulator, with product MNKRVFDILRELDSVVDFSRAKLQWDILIILATKGPSSTTEISQTINTSRKSIIDAIRKLIDKELVARVKHDIYELTDKGKELLNKVDSILGLEIKNNNTHDGQNMNDNSLVSENFSQYFYLITLFKMIITNHDGLNLDKVAQELGVSRQTLKYYLELFEEKKLLKVISKKNYFKKTIYKCMLMSEGRRILFKLPEFMKMKTNLPLKIILRLTNSYTLEAANLKVMGFIVISVPLLMYFRNELDLFELPWLCIVIFLALLSIFSQILNR from the coding sequence ATGAACAAGAGAGTCTTTGACATACTAAGAGAATTAGACTCTGTCGTTGACTTCTCCAGGGCAAAACTACAGTGGGATATATTAATTATATTAGCAACCAAAGGACCCTCATCAACAACAGAAATCTCACAAACAATAAACACAAGCAGAAAATCCATAATAGACGCAATAAGAAAACTAATTGACAAAGAACTAGTGGCAAGAGTAAAACATGATATTTATGAGCTAACGGATAAGGGCAAGGAACTTCTAAACAAAGTCGATTCGATATTAGGTCTAGAAATAAAGAATAATAACACTCATGATGGTCAAAATATGAATGATAATAGTTTAGTTTCAGAGAACTTCTCTCAGTATTTCTACCTAATTACATTATTCAAGATGATTATAACTAATCATGATGGGTTAAACCTAGATAAAGTAGCTCAAGAACTAGGAGTTTCGAGGCAAACACTTAAGTATTATCTTGAACTTTTTGAGGAGAAGAAGCTACTGAAAGTTATAAGCAAAAAGAATTACTTTAAGAAGACTATCTATAAGTGTATGTTGATGAGTGAAGGAAGGAGAATATTATTTAAGCTACCTGAATTTATGAAGATGAAAACCAATCTTCCACTTAAAATCATTTTAAGACTAACAAATAGCTACACTCTTGAAGCAGCTAACCTTAAGGTTATGGGATTTATAGTAATCTCAGTACCATTACTTATGTACTTTAGGAATGAGTTAGATCTATTTGAACTGCCTTGGTTATGTATAGTAATATTCTTAGCACTTCTAAGTATATTTTCCCAGATCCTTAACAGATGA
- a CDS encoding sugar ABC transporter substrate-binding protein, with the protein MNKNYKRRKKGGVSNTQIIIVVVVVLIIVIGVGVYLLMGRSSSSSISSTSSASSSSISSTSSASSSSSSSSVSSTSSQTPVTITVWDTYSPSEDGAFNQTLAAFEQQYPWIHVQVTYGVGIATSNFASAAKAGQAPIVYRDSSDDAGKLFAAGLLLNLSQYLNSSVFSEYLPIAINNFNLSGKIYGLPDNVNYIVMFYNKKYVPYPPNTTAQLMNIALNVNKTYNVWGIAYGMGQEYGYRFAAWFAGFGGQIFNSQGIPELNSTAMVNALQFWYNLTYVMGVNPQGISTTLEQQLFTSGKAAIIFDGPWDLQKYVSALGSNLGAAPLPIVSQTGLRAAPFIGSTGWVISSPQASGATPQQIQAALLFIQFVTGYKAEMNLWNIAGDIPAYLASYNQALAQLKAGNITPSYLGSIMAGIFEQANYGQKFPNIPQMSFYWNTFHEYVTEYYAGQITAQQAAQEMESTMIQQMQTNGYYPDFILAIPDVLY; encoded by the coding sequence ATGAACAAAAATTACAAGAGAAGGAAAAAAGGAGGAGTATCTAATACCCAAATAATAATAGTTGTTGTAGTGGTTTTAATAATCGTAATAGGAGTCGGCGTATATCTGCTGATGGGTAGATCATCATCCAGTAGTATTTCTTCAACTTCTAGCGCATCATCCAGTAGTATTTCTTCAACTTCTAGCGCATCCTCAAGTTCTTCGAGTAGTAGTGTATCTTCCACTTCGTCGCAAACGCCAGTAACTATAACTGTGTGGGATACATATAGCCCATCAGAGGATGGAGCATTCAATCAGACTTTAGCTGCTTTTGAGCAACAGTATCCGTGGATTCACGTTCAAGTCACTTATGGTGTAGGAATCGCCACCTCTAACTTCGCCTCCGCAGCAAAAGCAGGTCAAGCCCCAATAGTATATAGGGATTCCAGTGATGATGCTGGTAAATTATTTGCTGCCGGATTGTTACTAAATCTCTCTCAGTATCTCAATTCCAGCGTATTCAGTGAATATCTACCTATAGCGATCAATAACTTCAACCTAAGTGGCAAAATCTATGGGCTTCCTGACAACGTCAACTATATTGTCATGTTCTACAACAAGAAATATGTACCATATCCTCCAAATACAACTGCACAGTTAATGAATATTGCGTTAAACGTGAATAAGACTTACAACGTGTGGGGGATAGCCTATGGTATGGGTCAAGAATATGGTTATAGATTTGCTGCATGGTTTGCTGGTTTTGGCGGTCAGATATTTAATAGTCAAGGCATTCCTGAATTGAACTCCACTGCGATGGTTAATGCTCTACAGTTCTGGTACAACTTAACTTATGTGATGGGAGTTAATCCGCAAGGCATTTCAACGACATTAGAACAACAGTTATTTACCAGCGGTAAGGCTGCCATAATATTTGATGGACCATGGGATCTACAGAAGTACGTTAGTGCACTAGGCTCTAATTTAGGAGCAGCACCATTACCAATTGTAAGCCAAACAGGGTTAAGAGCAGCACCATTTATAGGATCTACGGGTTGGGTCATATCTAGTCCACAAGCTAGCGGTGCCACTCCACAGCAAATACAAGCTGCACTTCTGTTCATCCAGTTCGTCACTGGCTATAAGGCAGAAATGAACTTATGGAACATAGCAGGGGATATACCTGCATATCTCGCTAGTTATAATCAAGCTCTTGCTCAATTGAAAGCAGGAAACATAACACCCTCTTATCTCGGCAGTATAATGGCAGGGATATTTGAACAGGCTAACTATGGACAGAAGTTCCCCAATATTCCACAAATGAGTTTCTATTGGAACACCTTCCATGAATACGTCACTGAGTACTATGCAGGTCAAATAACGGCTCAGCAGGCTGCACAAGAAATGGAATCAACCATGATACAGCAGATGCAGACTAATGGATACTACCCAGACTTTATTTTAGCTATACCAGATGTCTTGTACTAG
- a CDS encoding alanyl-tRNA editing protein AlaX has product MIEVRTHTALHVLKGAVVKVLGAKWTASVYTQDDHGRLTVKFERKPSDEEITEIFNLANKKVQENVLIRTEVLDRVQAERKYGDQIYDLFPVPSEVSQLNIVIIDDWNINACNKSHTNTTGEVGQIIRDYWRYRNSKQLLEIVFNVK; this is encoded by the coding sequence GTGATAGAGGTAAGGACGCACACTGCCCTTCATGTCCTTAAAGGAGCTGTAGTCAAGGTTCTAGGAGCAAAGTGGACAGCTAGTGTTTACACCCAAGATGATCACGGTAGGCTAACTGTTAAGTTTGAGAGAAAACCTTCCGATGAGGAGATCACTGAAATATTCAACTTGGCTAATAAGAAAGTCCAGGAAAATGTATTAATAAGGACTGAAGTTCTTGATAGGGTTCAGGCAGAAAGGAAATATGGTGACCAGATATATGATCTCTTTCCTGTACCTTCTGAGGTTTCACAATTAAACATTGTCATTATAGATGATTGGAACATAAATGCATGTAATAAATCTCACACAAACACTACTGGAGAAGTAGGTCAGATAATACGAGATTATTGGCGTTATAGGAATTCCAAGCAATTATTAGAGATTGTGTTTAACGTTAAATAA
- a CDS encoding beta-lactamase has translation MLFRQLISRSGGCLTYVIGCTQAGELIIIDPKIDLIEELMNLSELYDMKISYIIDTHTHADHLSGAKKLSEMTRANVYMHESTKVKFAQKVKDNEEIKVGNVKIKFLYTPGHTPDSVSIIITDLRRGEEPWAVLTGDTLFVGGIGRIDIVGENSAEQLFYSLQKIKVLPDYVEVFPAHTSGSACGFGISGKPSSTIGFEKKYNKLFNINNKEEFINSLNSIKLPRPKEFDEIIMKNIEGDF, from the coding sequence ATGTTATTTAGGCAATTGATCTCAAGAAGTGGAGGGTGTTTAACTTATGTCATTGGATGTACTCAAGCTGGAGAACTAATAATTATTGACCCAAAAATAGATTTGATAGAAGAATTAATGAACTTATCAGAGTTATACGACATGAAGATATCTTATATTATAGACACTCATACTCACGCTGATCATTTATCTGGAGCTAAGAAGTTAAGTGAAATGACTAGAGCTAACGTTTATATGCATGAGAGCACGAAGGTTAAATTTGCGCAAAAAGTTAAGGATAATGAAGAAATTAAAGTGGGTAACGTTAAAATAAAGTTTCTTTATACCCCGGGGCATACTCCGGACAGCGTTTCTATAATTATAACTGACTTAAGGAGAGGAGAAGAACCTTGGGCGGTATTAACTGGAGACACGTTATTTGTAGGTGGAATTGGTAGAATAGATATAGTAGGTGAGAACTCCGCTGAACAACTCTTTTATAGTTTACAAAAAATTAAGGTATTACCGGATTACGTTGAAGTTTTCCCAGCTCACACTTCTGGTTCTGCTTGTGGATTTGGGATAAGTGGAAAACCTTCGTCCACAATAGGTTTTGAGAAAAAGTACAACAAGTTATTTAATATAAACAATAAAGAGGAATTTATCAATTCGCTAAATTCAATAAAACTTCCTAGACCTAAGGAGTTCGATGAGATAATCATGAAGAACATTGAAGGTGATTTCTAA
- a CDS encoding thioredoxin reductase: protein MNTNKVYDTIIIGGGIAGLSAALYSARQKLSTLVLSKDLGGQLTLTDLIENYPGIESISGLGLSQKIYTQARRFNTEFVLGEEVKKISQEGEIFIVNGIHDVYQSKTIILAFGKTPRELNVPGEQEFKGKGVSYCAICDAAFFKGKPAMVIGEGEPGLEAIEILSKHAIPAYYVTSSGQLSGDGELIKKIISNSNIKIFTSSKVLQINGNGKVEEVVINKGGETTKLRVEGVIIEMGYVLNTDFLKGFLELNDKGEVIVDEFGRTSREGVFAAGDVTQTPYKQAVIAAAEGVKAALSAYNYLRSKRGLGPITVDWKAEKKKISLKLS from the coding sequence ATGAACACCAACAAAGTGTATGATACAATAATAATTGGCGGTGGTATAGCTGGTTTAAGTGCAGCTTTATACTCAGCTAGACAAAAATTATCTACCTTAGTGTTGTCTAAAGATCTAGGAGGTCAACTCACCCTAACAGACCTTATTGAAAATTATCCTGGAATCGAAAGTATAAGTGGTTTAGGTTTATCTCAGAAGATATATACGCAAGCCAGGAGATTTAACACTGAGTTTGTCTTAGGAGAGGAGGTTAAAAAGATAAGTCAAGAAGGTGAAATTTTCATAGTCAATGGGATTCATGATGTTTATCAGTCTAAGACCATAATCTTAGCATTTGGTAAGACTCCGAGGGAGTTAAATGTCCCAGGAGAACAAGAGTTCAAAGGTAAGGGAGTCTCCTACTGTGCTATTTGCGACGCTGCTTTTTTTAAGGGAAAACCTGCTATGGTAATCGGTGAAGGAGAGCCAGGATTAGAGGCGATTGAGATACTTTCCAAACATGCTATTCCGGCATATTACGTTACCTCTTCAGGACAATTATCAGGAGACGGGGAATTGATAAAGAAAATTATATCTAACTCAAACATCAAGATCTTCACATCATCTAAAGTTCTTCAGATAAACGGTAACGGAAAAGTGGAAGAAGTGGTTATCAATAAAGGGGGAGAAACAACAAAGCTGAGGGTAGAAGGAGTTATAATTGAAATGGGGTATGTTTTAAATACTGATTTTCTGAAAGGATTTCTAGAATTAAATGATAAGGGAGAGGTGATTGTAGACGAATTTGGCAGGACAAGTAGGGAAGGAGTTTTTGCGGCTGGAGATGTCACACAAACTCCTTACAAGCAGGCAGTTATAGCAGCTGCTGAGGGTGTTAAGGCTGCATTGTCAGCTTATAACTATTTAAGAAGTAAACGTGGTTTAGGACCTATAACAGTTGACTGGAAGGCTGAGAAGAAAAAGATTAGCCTAAAGCTAAGTTAG
- a CDS encoding 3-hydroxypropionyl-CoA synthetase has translation MTEKPTDELQQLEEKADYNLRVYKNIYKQSIEEPSKFWDRIAENLIYWFEPWKKTFIQEEGLLTKWFVDGKLNASYNAVDRHAFSNRKFKAAIIWESGRYERKVLTYQDLYYEVNRWANALREIGVRKGDRVTIYMPLTPEGVISMLAVARLGAIHNVVFAGFGVQALADRIADAGSKVIITADAYYRRGKLVELKKAVDESIRLLGKNSPVEKVIIYKRTGSEIPFDDKRDLYFEEISKYKPIEPEPVESTHPLYILYTSGTTGKPKGIVHSTAGYLVGTSIMLLWSYGMSEENDTLFNTSDIGWVVGHSYITYAPLVMGRSVVIYEDAPDYPYVDKWAEIIEKNRVTVFGTSATALRSFMKYGDEVVKRHDLSSLRVIVTAGEPLNYAPWKWGLEVIGNGRIYMSHQWWQTETGSPNLGYMPGLIYLPMKSGPTCGFPLPGNKIQILDENGNTTKPRDRGYLVMLPPYPPSMMIGMWNDPGNERLKKSYFSKFPGIYYSGDYAMIDEEGYIWVMGRADETIKVAAHRIGAGEVESITTSHHVVAEAAAIGLPDPVKGENIHIFIVLKTGYNPSPELATEIQGYVRGHMGVIVTPEIHFVEKLPKTRSGKVMRRVIKAVMLGQSTGDISTIEDETSMEEIKRAIEEFKQSLKK, from the coding sequence ATGACAGAGAAACCAACTGATGAACTTCAGCAATTGGAGGAGAAAGCTGATTATAATTTACGGGTATATAAGAATATTTATAAGCAAAGCATAGAAGAGCCAAGTAAGTTTTGGGATAGAATAGCAGAGAATCTAATATATTGGTTCGAACCCTGGAAAAAAACCTTTATTCAAGAGGAAGGCTTGCTCACAAAGTGGTTTGTTGACGGAAAGCTAAATGCCTCGTATAATGCTGTAGATAGACATGCTTTTTCTAATAGGAAATTTAAAGCTGCCATAATTTGGGAAAGCGGAAGGTATGAAAGGAAAGTTTTGACTTATCAAGACTTGTACTATGAAGTAAATAGATGGGCTAATGCACTAAGGGAAATAGGAGTACGAAAAGGCGACCGAGTAACGATATATATGCCATTAACTCCGGAAGGGGTGATCTCTATGCTGGCTGTAGCCAGATTAGGCGCAATTCACAACGTTGTATTCGCAGGTTTCGGAGTTCAAGCCCTTGCAGATAGGATAGCTGATGCAGGTTCCAAGGTCATTATTACTGCAGATGCGTATTATAGGAGGGGAAAGTTAGTAGAATTAAAAAAAGCTGTAGACGAGTCCATAAGGTTACTTGGTAAAAACAGCCCAGTAGAGAAAGTTATCATTTATAAGAGGACTGGTTCTGAAATTCCTTTTGACGACAAAAGGGATTTGTATTTTGAAGAAATATCTAAATATAAACCTATCGAGCCTGAGCCTGTCGAATCAACGCATCCTCTTTATATACTTTACACATCCGGAACTACAGGAAAACCAAAGGGTATAGTTCATAGTACTGCTGGATACTTAGTTGGAACTTCGATTATGCTACTTTGGTCCTATGGTATGAGTGAAGAGAATGACACATTGTTTAATACTTCTGATATAGGTTGGGTAGTGGGACATTCCTATATAACGTATGCACCTCTAGTGATGGGTAGGTCAGTTGTTATATATGAGGATGCGCCAGACTATCCTTATGTAGATAAGTGGGCGGAAATTATAGAGAAAAATAGAGTCACTGTTTTTGGCACTTCAGCGACTGCACTTAGATCTTTCATGAAATATGGAGACGAGGTAGTTAAAAGACACGACCTTTCCTCTCTCAGAGTAATAGTTACCGCGGGCGAACCATTAAATTATGCACCTTGGAAATGGGGTCTCGAGGTAATAGGTAATGGTAGAATTTACATGTCTCATCAATGGTGGCAGACCGAGACAGGATCTCCAAATTTAGGCTATATGCCTGGTCTAATTTACTTGCCAATGAAATCAGGTCCTACATGCGGATTTCCCTTACCAGGTAACAAAATACAAATACTTGATGAAAATGGCAACACCACTAAGCCTAGGGATAGGGGTTATTTAGTAATGTTACCACCATATCCCCCATCAATGATGATAGGAATGTGGAATGATCCTGGAAATGAGAGACTAAAAAAGTCATATTTCAGTAAATTCCCTGGGATATATTACAGTGGAGACTATGCCATGATTGACGAGGAGGGATATATCTGGGTAATGGGAAGAGCAGACGAAACTATTAAAGTTGCTGCGCACAGAATTGGAGCTGGAGAAGTTGAATCAATAACTACCTCACACCATGTCGTTGCTGAAGCCGCTGCTATAGGGTTACCTGACCCAGTAAAGGGCGAGAATATACATATTTTCATTGTATTAAAGACAGGATATAATCCTTCACCAGAACTAGCAACGGAAATACAAGGATATGTGAGAGGTCATATGGGCGTCATAGTTACTCCTGAAATACACTTCGTAGAGAAGTTACCCAAGACGAGGTCAGGTAAAGTTATGAGGAGAGTAATAAAAGCGGTAATGTTAGGTCAATCTACAGGAGATATTTCTACGATAGAAGATGAGACATCTATGGAGGAAATAAAGAGAGCAATTGAGGAGTTTAAACAATCCTTAAAAAAATGA
- a CDS encoding serine/threonine protein kinase: MWVGQEVYGYRVIEVIGLGGNGYVMKVEKNGSLYAMKVLSVNKFTNSLEYLDNLLKESENLEKLSKDPRFVSIYGSFIDKNNIQSALAGDYTSYYKYPPAIVMEFMDGGTLLDLISRVDIVQSKYWQYIVKLIIKEIGTALMFLHKRGYVHLDVKPQNIFLKQKINGEPEVVYKILFSSSGMIKLGDLGSSVRVGEKISQATPAYSPPEQIEAVITGKGAQPSMDNYALGATLYRLLTMKNLDYVSYLDKAFDEYIDGDPKIAMKYVNMAKMSMVNFRPKLPPNTLPELANILQGTLVVDPRRRLTSYDIVNILER; this comes from the coding sequence ATTTGGGTGGGTCAAGAGGTTTATGGTTACAGGGTAATTGAAGTGATAGGATTAGGTGGAAATGGATATGTTATGAAAGTGGAAAAGAACGGTTCATTATACGCTATGAAAGTTCTCTCAGTAAATAAGTTCACCAATTCGCTAGAGTACCTTGATAATCTGCTAAAGGAATCTGAAAATTTGGAAAAACTATCGAAGGATCCAAGGTTCGTTAGTATATATGGATCATTCATAGACAAAAACAACATTCAATCAGCGTTAGCTGGGGATTATACAAGCTACTATAAGTACCCACCAGCAATTGTGATGGAGTTTATGGATGGTGGCACATTATTGGATTTAATTAGTAGAGTTGATATTGTACAGTCTAAATATTGGCAGTACATAGTCAAACTCATCATAAAAGAAATAGGCACAGCACTGATGTTTTTGCATAAAAGAGGGTATGTTCATCTGGACGTAAAGCCACAAAATATATTTCTTAAACAGAAGATCAACGGTGAGCCAGAAGTGGTTTATAAAATCCTCTTCTCCTCGTCGGGAATGATTAAGTTGGGAGACCTAGGTAGTTCAGTGAGGGTAGGAGAGAAGATCTCACAAGCAACACCAGCCTATTCACCCCCAGAGCAAATAGAGGCAGTAATAACAGGAAAAGGAGCACAACCCTCCATGGACAATTACGCATTGGGTGCTACACTATATAGGTTACTTACCATGAAGAACCTAGATTACGTTAGTTATTTGGATAAAGCTTTCGATGAATATATTGACGGGGATCCTAAGATCGCGATGAAGTATGTAAATATGGCTAAAATGAGTATGGTGAATTTTAGACCTAAACTGCCTCCTAATACCCTGCCGGAGTTGGCTAACATATTGCAAGGAACATTAGTGGTAGATCCAAGGAGGAGACTGACCAGCTACGACATAGTAAACATATTAGAAAGGTAG
- a CDS encoding ABC transporter: MSRVKKISVQSSAFLQLSDIWKSFRIKKQVIEVLKGVSLDVNKGEFVVILGPSGEGKTTLLRIISGLEVQDKGEVYIDGERVDNIPPKDRNVAMVFQNYAIYPFMSVFDNIAFPLKLKKLPKQEITKKVREVAELLQIEKLLDRKPYQLSGGQKQRVAIARALVKGAQLLLMDEPLANLDAQIRMIAREELKELQRKLGFTVVYVTHDQTEALALADRVALLRKGVLQAYDKPMKLFKRPNNIWVASFLGNPPMNLLKVKVDEGAVLLDEYKIEVPSEISEKLKGRSEVIMGIRPEDIDIGGKIKGSVELTEPLGLFSVIHVKIREDEIRVVTNSSSSYVKGDTIQLAISGNKALFFDESTGELIT; the protein is encoded by the coding sequence ATGAGTAGGGTAAAAAAGATAAGCGTGCAATCATCGGCATTTCTCCAACTATCAGATATATGGAAATCATTTAGAATCAAAAAACAGGTTATTGAAGTTCTCAAAGGGGTCTCCTTAGATGTGAATAAAGGGGAATTTGTGGTAATATTAGGTCCGTCAGGAGAAGGCAAAACCACACTTCTCAGAATAATATCAGGGCTTGAGGTACAGGATAAAGGTGAGGTTTACATTGACGGAGAAAGGGTCGATAATATTCCACCTAAAGACAGAAACGTAGCTATGGTATTCCAAAACTACGCCATATACCCATTTATGTCAGTCTTTGATAATATAGCCTTTCCTCTAAAACTCAAAAAACTACCCAAGCAAGAGATAACAAAAAAGGTCAGGGAGGTAGCCGAATTATTGCAGATAGAAAAGCTCCTTGATAGAAAACCTTACCAGTTGTCGGGTGGACAAAAGCAAAGAGTAGCTATTGCACGTGCGCTAGTCAAAGGTGCGCAACTACTATTGATGGATGAACCTTTAGCTAATCTTGATGCACAGATAAGGATGATAGCAAGAGAGGAATTAAAAGAACTTCAGAGAAAATTAGGATTCACTGTAGTATATGTGACACACGATCAGACTGAAGCCCTTGCCCTAGCCGACAGAGTAGCATTACTTAGAAAGGGTGTACTTCAGGCATATGATAAACCCATGAAGTTGTTTAAGAGACCTAATAATATATGGGTAGCATCATTTCTAGGCAATCCACCTATGAATTTACTTAAAGTAAAGGTTGATGAAGGTGCAGTCTTATTAGATGAGTATAAGATTGAAGTTCCCTCGGAAATTTCGGAGAAACTGAAGGGTAGAAGTGAAGTTATCATGGGTATAAGACCAGAAGATATAGATATAGGAGGGAAAATTAAAGGAAGCGTGGAATTAACTGAGCCTCTAGGTCTTTTCTCTGTGATACATGTAAAAATACGTGAGGATGAAATAAGGGTAGTCACAAATTCATCAAGCTCTTACGTTAAAGGCGACACTATACAGTTAGCCATTTCAGGGAATAAAGCTCTATTTTTCGATGAAAGTACAGGGGAGTTAATAACATAG
- a CDS encoding MFS transporter, which translates to MDHKGATTTLVTLSLMLVLVNYVETMVIPALPKIEDQFSTSATTVAWITSAYLIVGAVASPVFGKLGDKYGKKKIYLLAIAFYSLAVLIAGFSTNIYMLIFARAIQGLGFAVFPIAIAIITDLFPRERVAWAQSILSATLALGPALGLLIGAYIVQDLGWQYAFHTAFILSLILMFISIRFIQEIPSKTKEKIDYLGAVFLMLAVISLLVYLTEGPSIGWLSATQFSLLLTSIIGFGAFIFVERRVAEPLMKLDLFRIRNIMVANISGLIAGTAMFLMFIGLTYYAQLPKPYGLGLSIIDSGLLMAPVALTMMVVGPIVGRLINSTGPKPLLIFGSMVGILGFLLLNAFNSTNIQVLLDTVVASVGIISLMIPLVNMVAVSLPEDQRGVGIGMNTLIRSIGSSVGPVISTVFMDTYTAWIGYLFNNQYLPIASVPSSEAFHYIYVVGICLMFVNLLVALLTRNYVLKQKIRTTAESAV; encoded by the coding sequence ATGGATCATAAGGGAGCAACAACCACTCTAGTTACCCTTTCTCTCATGTTAGTGCTGGTGAATTATGTAGAGACTATGGTTATACCGGCACTTCCAAAAATAGAGGACCAGTTTTCCACTTCAGCTACTACCGTTGCATGGATCACTTCAGCATATCTAATTGTCGGGGCGGTTGCGTCACCAGTTTTCGGAAAATTAGGAGATAAGTACGGTAAAAAGAAAATATATCTTTTAGCTATAGCCTTCTATTCCTTGGCGGTGTTAATTGCAGGATTTTCAACGAATATCTATATGCTTATATTTGCTAGAGCTATTCAGGGTCTAGGCTTTGCAGTTTTTCCAATTGCGATCGCAATAATCACTGATTTATTTCCAAGGGAAAGAGTAGCATGGGCTCAAAGTATACTAAGTGCAACCTTGGCATTAGGTCCAGCCCTAGGTCTATTAATTGGTGCATACATAGTTCAAGACTTAGGTTGGCAGTATGCCTTTCATACTGCATTCATACTCTCGCTAATCCTTATGTTTATATCCATAAGGTTTATCCAAGAGATACCATCAAAAACCAAGGAGAAGATTGACTATTTAGGGGCTGTATTCTTAATGTTGGCTGTAATATCACTATTAGTTTACTTAACAGAGGGACCATCTATCGGTTGGTTGTCAGCAACTCAATTCTCACTTCTTCTAACTTCAATTATAGGTTTTGGTGCGTTTATCTTTGTGGAGAGAAGAGTAGCAGAACCTCTCATGAAATTAGACCTGTTTAGAATAAGGAATATTATGGTAGCTAATATATCTGGTTTAATAGCAGGTACTGCGATGTTCCTCATGTTTATTGGCTTGACTTATTATGCCCAGTTACCCAAGCCTTACGGTCTTGGCTTAAGTATAATTGACTCTGGGTTACTAATGGCTCCTGTAGCACTCACAATGATGGTAGTAGGTCCCATTGTAGGAAGGCTAATCAATAGTACCGGTCCTAAGCCTTTGCTTATATTTGGCTCAATGGTGGGGATTCTAGGCTTTTTATTGTTAAATGCTTTCAACTCAACTAATATTCAAGTCCTACTAGATACTGTAGTAGCATCAGTTGGCATAATATCCCTGATGATACCGTTAGTGAATATGGTAGCAGTATCCTTACCAGAAGATCAAAGAGGAGTTGGGATTGGGATGAATACTTTAATAAGGTCAATAGGAAGTTCAGTAGGACCAGTTATATCTACCGTATTTATGGATACTTATACAGCATGGATAGGTTATTTATTTAATAATCAATATTTGCCTATAGCGTCAGTTCCGTCGTCTGAAGCATTCCATTATATATATGTTGTAGGAATTTGCTTAATGTTTGTTAACTTACTGGTTGCACTACTTACCAGGAATTATGTTTTAAAACAAAAGATTAGAACAACAGCTGAGAGTGCGGTTTGA
- a CDS encoding methionine sulfoxide reductase A, whose protein sequence is MEVATLGGGCFWCTEAVFKRVKGVISVKPGYSGGKVPNPTYEEVCTDETGHAEVIQITFDPSIITYRELLEIFFEIHDPTTPNRQGNDVGSQYRSIILYHSEEQKKTAEEMIRIYEKKLGKKIVTELVPFEAFYEAEDYHHDFYDKHRNYPYCKLVIDPKVKKFMKNFPDKASIRIQ, encoded by the coding sequence ATGGAAGTAGCAACTTTAGGTGGAGGCTGTTTCTGGTGTACCGAAGCGGTCTTTAAGAGAGTCAAGGGAGTGATAAGTGTAAAACCAGGTTATTCCGGTGGAAAAGTTCCAAATCCAACTTATGAGGAAGTATGCACAGATGAGACTGGACACGCTGAGGTAATCCAGATAACCTTCGATCCCTCAATTATCACATATAGGGAATTACTTGAGATATTTTTTGAAATTCATGATCCAACTACGCCCAATAGACAAGGTAATGATGTAGGCTCTCAGTACAGATCAATAATACTCTATCATAGTGAAGAGCAGAAGAAGACTGCTGAAGAGATGATAAGGATCTATGAGAAAAAGTTAGGCAAAAAGATCGTTACTGAGTTAGTACCTTTTGAAGCATTTTATGAGGCTGAGGATTATCATCATGACTTTTACGACAAGCACAGGAATTATCCTTACTGCAAATTAGTTATTGACCCTAAAGTGAAGAAATTTATGAAAAACTTCCCAGATAAGGCTTCAATAAGAATTCAATGA